The following are from one region of the Silene latifolia isolate original U9 population chromosome 9, ASM4854445v1, whole genome shotgun sequence genome:
- the LOC141600424 gene encoding calmodulin-interacting protein 111-like, translating into MPSKSKKHSKTPSPSPSSSSSSKLQSYNNNNNNQQTSIQEKSEEKDEFLEKTLEEASSKFPSFISKSSLIALLSDLDTTTSQQKGSTIWLSHASITSFSISPGSLVSVSLPPLQTNFRKMNGLLLSSLTAECSQQLGLDWEPKTNDKAGNFFVLATAFPSNKLVKNQVRISSNLSYSLGCPTTGRTLFVHCIRGGPLNSFAHSNRERCGSHVDHTLVCEELYIRSIPCKTWSMDIETSSPLKKLSDKPIDGCENGEISSPRTPSLQHLRPCSPTPSKSSLLSLESSVSRLRETKRSYFDSVEIQQVLADKNAKKLLEHTAASWLYSRTLLCGNLVTIPVLSRLCLFEVVAMKSSLANGDNEAITNTSRLIRHSDDAYIINTATKINICLESDFSFETPDGSVSKPDKTYVDKRDEVMQLGGLRKEYRLLQDIISSSMKNDLSSLGLRTTKGVLLYGPPGTGKTSLAQLCAHDAGVSFFKLNGPEVISQYYGESEQALHDVFKSASEAAPAVIFIDELDAIAPARKEGGDELSQRMVATLLNSMDGISRTEGLLIIAATNRVECIEPAVRRPGRLDREIEIGVPTAEQRLDILTTILGRMVHSLSFSQIQEIAGVSHGFVGADLAALSNEAAMVCLRRCIMSDKSTDVGYASDLLVDCFSYPSNEVAFDKDLDSESLANMELTDSSDSVVFPISGDAILSCNNQKVVATDKCFSVTQEHQLKITFEDFERARMKIHPSAMREVVLEVPKVKWKDIGGQEEVKAQLMEAVEWPQKHQDAFNRIGTRPPTGVLMFGPPGCSKTLMARAVACEAGLNFLAVKGPELFSKWVGESEKAVRSLFAKARSNAPSIIFFDEIDSLAVIRGRENDGVSVSDRVMSQLLVELDGLQERVNVTVIAATNRPDKIDPALLRPGRFDRLLYVGPPSEKDRIDVFNIHLSKMRCSSDVDLRELARVTKGCTGADISLVCREAAISAIEENLDASEINMEQLKRAILHVRPSEIQPYQQLSERFQRLVYSKDLSEDI; encoded by the exons ATGCCATCAAAATCAAAGAAGCATTCAAAAACACCTTCACCATctccatcttcatcttcttcttcaaagCTTCaatcatacaacaacaacaacaacaatcaacaaactTCAATACAAGAAAAATCAGAAGAAAAGGATGAATTTCTTGAGAAAACCCTTGAAGAAGCTTCTTCAAAGTTCCCATCTTTCATCTCCAAATCCTCACTCATTGCTCTTCTTTCCGACTTGGATACTACTACTTCTCAACAAAAGGGTTCTACTATTTGGCTTTCTCATGCTTCCATCACTTCTTTCTCCATCTCTCCTGGCTCTCTTGTCTCC GTCTCCCTTCCTCCATTACAAACAAATTTCAGGAAGATGAATGGTTTGCTTCTAAGCTCTTTGACCGCCGAATGTAGTCAACAACTTGGACTTGATTGGGAACCCAAAACGAATGATAAAGCTGGAAACTTTTTTGTTCTTGCTACTGCATTTCCTTCTAATAAG CTTGTAAAGAATCAAGTCAGAATCTCTTCAAACCTGTCATACTCACTAGGCTGTCCTACTACTGGAAGAACTCTCTTTGTCCACTGTATCCGAGGTGGACCATTAAATAGCTTTGCTCATAGCAACCGAGAGCGTTGTGGCTCTCATGTGGATCATACCTTGGTTTGCGAGGAGCTATATATTAGGTCGATACCTTGTAAAACTTGGTCAATGGATATAGAGACGTCTTCTCCATTGAAAAAATTGTCAGACAAACCCATAGATGGATGTGAAAATGGTGAAATTTCTTCCCCCCGAACACCATCGTTACAACACTTGAGGCCATGCTCTCCAACTCCAAGCAAGTCAAGTTTACTCTCATTGGAAAGTTCGGTATCTCGTTTGAGGGAGACTAAGAGATCTTATTTTGATTCAGTTGAGATACAACAAGTATTGGCAGACAAAAATGCAAAGAAACTTCTGGAACATACTGCAGCTTCCTGGTTATATTCTCGCACTTTACTTTGCGGAAATCTTGTGACTATTCCTGTGCTCTCAAGGCTATGCCTCTTTGAAGTGGTGGCTATGAAAAGCTCATTAGCTAATGGAGATAATGAGGCCATTACCAATACTTCTCGGTTAATTCGGCATAGTGATGATGCATATATAATCAATACTGCTACAAAGATTAATATTTGCTTAGAGTCAGATTTTTCGTTTGAAACTCCTGACGGTAGTGTGTCAAAACCTGATAAGACATATGTTGATAAGAGAGATGAAGTTATGCAGTTGGGTGGACTAAGGAAGGAATACAGGCTTCTGCAAGATATTATTTCCTCGTCTATGAAGAATGACTTGTCAAG TTTAGGTTTAAGAACTACAAAGGGAGTGTTGCTTTACGGCCCACCAGGTACAGGGAAGACATCTTTGGCTCAGTTATGTGCTCACGATGCTGGAGTTAGCTTCTTTAAACTGAATGGGCCTGAAGTCATCAGTCAATATTATGGGGAGAGTGAGCAGGCACTTCATGATGTCTTCAAGTCAGCCAGCGAAGCTGCACCTGCTGTG ATTTTCATCGACGAGTTAGATGCCATTGCGCCAGCCAGAAAAGAAGGTGGTGATGAGTTGTCTCAAAGGATGGTTGCGACACTACTGAATTCAATGGATGGAATAAGCAGAACAGAGGGTCTCCTTATAATTGCGGCAACCAACAGAGTAGAGTGTATTGAGCCTGCAGTTAGACGGCCGGGAAGATTAGATAGAGAAATTGAAATAG GTGTACCAACTGCTGAACAACGACTTGATATATTGACTACTATTCTTGGTAGAATGGTACATTCTCTTTCATTTTCCCAAATCCAGGAAATTGCTGGTGTGTCACATGGTTTCGTTGGAGCTGATCTAGCTGCCCTTTCAAATGAGGCTGCTATGGTTTGTTTAAGGCGATGTATTATGTCTGACAAAAGTACAGATGTTGGATATGCTTCTGATTTGTTGGTGGACTGTTTCTCTTACCCAAGCAATGAAGTTGCTTTTGACAAAGATCTAGATTCTGAGTCATTGGCTAATATGGAGTTGACAGACTCAAGTGATTCTGTTGTGTTCCCTATCTCTGGAGACGCTATTCTCTCATGTAACAACCAGAAAGTTGTAGCAACTGATAAATGTTTCTCGGTAACACAAGAGCATCAACTGAAGATTACCTTTGAGGATTTTGAGAGGGCAAGAATGAAAATACATCCAAGTGCAATGCGGGAG GTTGTTCTGGAGGTTCCTAAGGTTAAGTGGAAAGATATAGGTGGCCAGGAGGAGGTCAAAGCACAATTGATGGAAGCAGTTGAATGGCCCCAGAAGCACCAGGATGCATTCAACCGAATAGGAACCCGGCCACCAACAGGGGTTCTGATGTTTGGTCCTCCAGGTTGCAGCAAAACTCTGATGGCTCGCGCTGTTGCTTGTGAAGCAGGGCTTAACTTTCTTGCTGTCAAGGGTCCGGAACTATTCAGCAAGTGGGTTGGGGAATCTGAGAAGGCTGTTAGGTCTCTATTCGCTAAAGCAAGATCCAATGCTCCTTCTATAATATTTTTTGATGAAATAGACAGTCTTGCGGTCATCCGTGGAAGGGAAAATGATGGAGTTTCGGTTTCAGATCGGGTCATGAGTCAACTTCTAGTAGAACTGGATG GTTTGCAAGAAAGAGTTAATGTCACTGTGATAGCCGCTACAAATCGTCCGGACAAGATTGATCCTGCTCTTCTTAGACCAG GCCGGTTTGATAGATTGCTGTATGTGGGACCCCCTAGTGAAAAAGACAGAATCGACGTCTTCAACATTCATCTGAGTAAAATGCGTTGCAGTTCTGATGTTGACTTGAGAGAGCTAGCTCGTGTCACTAAAGGGTGTACAGGTGCTGATATATCATTGGTTTGTAGGGAAGCAGCCATCTCAGCCATTGAA GAGAATCTTGATGCTTCGGAGATAAACATGGAACAGTTGAAGCGTGCAATTCTACATGTGCGCCCATCAGAGATTCAGCCTTATCAGCAATTGTCAGAAAGGTTTCAACGGCTAGTATATTCCAAGGATCTATCTGAGGACATTTGA
- the LOC141600425 gene encoding G2/mitotic-specific cyclin S13-7-like: MASRTLVPHQSTGDDMGNNGGIKQKNVQVQGRNRKVLNDIGNLVTVRDVQGKVERPITRSFRAKLLANAQVTDNHHQAVAPARGSKVATKVGPVPKPPTKKVVINKPEPEVIVISPDTQEMNPKEEVKMVNNEKSAAKKNKKQLPTMTAVLTARSKAACGLSIKPKELTVDIDASDADNELAVVEYIEDLYHFYKLAENECRPHDYLTSQPEINEKMRAILVDWLIEVHDRFDLVPETLYLTINLVDRFLSVKAMPKRELQLLGIGCMLIACKYEEIWAPEVNDFVTISDGAYTNEQILKMEKTILRKLEWYLTVPTLYVFLTRYIKASIPDDESENMVYFLAELALMNYGSILFCPSVVAASAVYVARLTLHKSPAWTETLRLYTGYSESQLRECGKMLVSFHSAAAGHRLQKVYKKYSKAEKFAVAMCEPATSFSENMLSFCH; this comes from the exons ATGGCGTCAAGAACACTAGTCCCTCATCAATCAACAG GTGATGATATGGGTAATAATGGTGGTATCAAACAAAAGAATGTACAAGTACAGGGAAGAAACAGGAAGGTGTTGAATGACATTGGCAATCTTGTCACTGTACGAGACGTTCAAGGCAAGGTGGAACGTCCCATTACAAG GAGTTTTCGTGCCAAATTACTTGCTAATGCTCAGGTTACTGACAACCACCACCAG GCAGTGGCTCCTGCTCGGGGGTCTAAAGTGGCTACAAAGGTAGGGCCCGTCCCAAAACCACCGACGAAGAAAGTGGTGATTAACAAGCCAGAACCAGAAGTTATTGTGATCAGCCCTGATACACAAGAGATGAACCCAAAAGAGGAGGTGAAGATGGTAAACAATGAGAAATCAGCTGCTAAGAAGAATAAGAAACAGCTTCCAACTATGACTGCTGTACTCACTGCTAGGAGCAAG GCTGCTTGTGGTCTGTCAATTAAACCAAAAGAACTAACGGTTGACATTGATGCTTCTGATGCTGACAACGAGTTGGCTGTAGTTGAATACATTGAAGATCTCTACCATTTCTACAAGCTAGCAGAG AACGAATGTCGGCCTCATGACTACTTAACATCTCAACCCGAAATCAATGAAAAGATGAGGGCCATTCTGGTAGATTGGTTGATAGAAGTACACGACAGATTTGATCTAGTGCCTGAAACTCTTTATCTTACGATCAATTTGGTGGATCGATTTCTGTCTGTGAAAGCAATGCCTAAGAGGGAATTACAGCTTTTGGGCATTGGCTGTATGTTGATTGCCTGCAAATATGAGGAAATCTGGGCTCCCGAG GTGAATGACTTTGTGACCATATCAGATGGAGCATATACTAATGAACAGATTCTAAAGATGGAGAAAACCATTCTACGCAAACTCGAGTGGTACCTTACAGTTCCAACCCTCTATGTTTTCCTCACTCGCTACATCAAGGCCTCAATTCCTGATGATGAA AGTGAGAACATGGTCTACTTTCTGGCGGAACTCGCGCTGATGAACTACGGATCAATATTGTTTTGCCCGTCCGTGGTCGCTGCCTCAGCAGTGTATGTTGCTCGACTCACCCTCCACAAGAGTCCAGCTTGGACCGAGACTCTGAGGCTGTACACAGGTTATTCAGAATCACAACTCAGGGAATGTGGGAAGATGCTGGTCAGCTTTCACTCAGCTGCAGCAGGTCACAGGTTGCAGAAAGTATACAAGAAATACTCAAAGGCGGAGAAATTTGCGGTTGCTATGTGTGAACCTGCTACATCATTTTCAGAGAACATGTTAAGCTTTTGTCATTGA
- the LOC141600426 gene encoding putative mediator of RNA polymerase II transcription subunit 26b translates to MVSKSGGCNTNISRDDDNINININNKGGGGGGEVNLDNWRQYFRKPNSDIFDIIEHAIMVAASDFPNEYRVRKLGIAELLFTCRITRCLTCRRVELPLSSDHDVRDVNVGGNDDDVDVDVDIGGNEGVETELNNNNNSNINYGDVEALTDLMEQEKQLINEVLRIKDVLYNNQLESDSVLMESLRRLQLMHLTINLLKETEIGKAVNHIKRHSSKDIRNLARSLIAEWKIVVDEWVESTRELAEKGTPDSVNPSTVDEEEGLPSPPMDEGVFFTTQTMDFNQFFDGMDDDGNPRNCGEFNKNRETGRKPAVVKPGVPKRREEPPKEETPASKDNRPRQMNNQLPLPKPSKPSSTPSGNGRPLKPNGDDKLPKDLKCQLNHEKPVVQRRPTLQPEKPRSFNEGSVQEKLEATKRKLQERYQQAENAKRQRTIQVMEIQDLPKQGHVNKNLNAKFGNLNRNWANGRK, encoded by the exons ATGGTCTCAAAATCAGGTGGTTGTAATACTAATATTAGTAGAGATGatgataatattaatattaatattaataataaaggaggaggaggaggaggtgaaGTAAATCTAGATAATTGGAGGCAATATTTTAGAAAACCAAATAGTGACATATTTGATATAATTGAGCATGCTATAATGGTGGCTGCTTCTGATTTTCCAAACGAATACCGAGTTAGGAAGCTTGGAATCGCTGAGTTGCTCTTTACTTGTAGAATCACTCGCTGCCTCACTTGTCGCCGAGTTGAGCTACCTCTTTCTAGTGATCATGATGTTAGGGATGTTAATGTTGGTggtaatgatgatgatgttgatgttgatgttgatATTGGTGGTAATGAAGGTGTGGAGACGGagttgaataataataataatagtaatattaactATGGAGATGTTGAAGCTTTAACTGATTTAATGGAGCAGGAGAAACAGCTTATTAATGAGGTCTTGAGGATCAAGGATGTCCTTTATAATAACCAACTCGAG TCTGATTCAGTGTTGATGGAGTCTTTGAGGAGATTGCAGCTCATGCATTTGACTATTAATCTCTTGAAG GAAACCGAGATTGGAAAGGCTGTCAACCACATCAAAAGACATAGTTCCAAGGACATTCGTAATCTTGCTCGGTCTTTGATAGC TGAATGGAAGATTGTTGTTGATGAGTGGGTTGAATCGACCCGAGAGCTTGCAG AAAAAGGTACACCTGATTCTGTTAATCCATCCACGGTCGATGAAGAAGAAGGGCTCCCATCTCCTCCGATGGACGAAGGAGTATTTTTCACCACACAAACCATGGATTTCAACCAG TTCTTTGATGGCATGGATGATGATGGAA ACCCTCGAAACTGTGGGGAATTCAACAAGAACCGGGAGACTGGCCGAAAACCAGCTGTAGTTAAGCCGGGTGTTCCTAAGCGGAGAGAAGAACCTCCTAAAGAAGAGACTCCCGCATCCAAGGATAACAGGCCACGACAAATGAATAACCAACTGCCCTTGCCAAAGCCTAGCAAGCCCTCAAGCACGCCATCTGGAAATGGTAGACCCTTAAAGCCTAATGGAGATGACAAACTCCCAAAAGATTTGAAATGTCAACTAAATCACGAGAAGCCAGTTGTGCAAAGGAGGCCGACTCTTCAACCAGAG AAGCCGAGATCTTTTAATGAAGGCTCCGTCCAAGAGAAGCTTGAAGCGACTAAAAGGAAACTCCAGGAGCGGTATCAACAAGCTGAGAATG CGAAAAGGCAGAGAACCATACAAGTAATGGAGATCCAAGATCTTCCTAAGCAAGGGCATGTAAATAAAAACCTGAATGCTAAATTCGGCAACTTGAACCGGAACTGGGCAAATGGAAGGAAATGA